In Solanum stenotomum isolate F172 chromosome 6, ASM1918654v1, whole genome shotgun sequence, one DNA window encodes the following:
- the LOC125868778 gene encoding F-box/FBD/LRR-repeat protein At1g13570-like codes for MAATDQSDPQKNELTAEHRMAMLKRLKVEGDRVDRLSNLPINVKHQIQQNLLIDEAARMSVLSTVWRHVWPSIPELVFSAQFCQSMPLNTLIDIINTILSQHYGPIKTFFLDISSLPSLRHSVLSEWMLFLSKNGVKDLTLHNTKNVPYRLPSFMYAIELERLYLSKCVCRLPGNFRGFHKLKFLKLNLVLVRHDETSILWMPNLLKLHFRSCQGLYHLKIYAPKLWYLNFYNIGPNTLNLDNFLDCRNLTTIRFASREHQSKVMNLTNLLSCCPQVSNIHMDSSYLKSFASGTEVERLPTRLDNVKFVRSYIDFDDEDQVSSILTILTSTPNVKDLILDVWSSEIKGGMEEDVNHFEGPAYGTQEFNKLQKLKIAAFRGLKPELLFVRFILRSAPLLLKTILLVDESVDESQYLKISEELRGFPRASPKLEIIICNYCKNKPSE; via the exons ATGGCTGCCACAGATCAATCTGATCCTCAGAAGAATGAACTAACAGCTG AACACAGAATGGCAATGCTTAAGAGACTTAAAGTTGAAGGGGACAGAGTTGATAGGCTTAGCAATCTTCCGATTAATGTAAAACACCAGATTCAGCAGAATTTGCTTATTGACGAAGCCGCAAGAATGAGCGTTTTATCTACTGTGTGGAGACATGTTTGGCCCTCAATCCCTGAACTTGTATTTTCTGCACAGTTTTGCCAGAGCATGCCGTTAAACACATTAATAGACATCATTAATACAATTCTGTCGCAGCACTATGGACCCATTAAGACATTCTTTTTGGATATTTCTTCACTGCCTTCTTTGCGGCACTCAGTTCTCAGTGAATGGATGCTTTTCTTGTCAAAAAATGGTGTCAAGGATCTCACCCTTCATAATACAAAAAATGTTCCTTATAGATTGCCTTCCTTCATGTATGCTATAGAACTCGAAAGGTTGTACCTGTCCAAATGCGTTTGCAGGCTACCAGGCAACTTTAGGGGTTTCCACAAACTCAAATTCCTTAAATTGAATCTAGTCCTCGTACGCCATGATGAAACTTCTATTTTGTGGATGCCAAACCTTCTGAAGCTTCATTTTCGGTCTTGCCAGGGTCTTTATCACTTGAAAATATATGCTCCAAAACTTTGGTATTTGAATTTCTATAATATTGGCCCTAATACCCTTAACTTGGATAATTTTTTGGACTGTCGGAATCTGACTACAATTAGATTTGCATCAAGAGAACATCAAAGTAAAGTTATGAACTTGACCAATCTTCTTAGTTGTTGCCCTCAAGTTAGTAATATTCATATGGACAGTTCCTACCTCAAG TCTTTTGCTTCTGGTACTGAAGTAGAGAGGCTCCCCACACGCCTCGACAACGTGAAGTTTGTTCGTTCAtatattgattttgatgatgagGATCAAGTATCTTCCAttctaacaattctaacaagtACTCCCAATGTGAAGGACCTTATATTGGACGTG TGGAGCTCGGAAATTAAAGGTGGCATGGAAGAAGATGTAAATCATTTCGAAGGACCAGCCTATGGTacacaagaattcaacaagcttcaaaaattgaaaatagcaGCATTCCGTGGCTTAAAACCCGAATTGCTCTTTGTAAGGTTTATACTTCGCTCTGCACCTCTACTCCTGAAGACTATCCTCTTAGTAGATGAAAGTGTTGATGAAAGCcaatacttgaaaatctcaGAGGAGTTAAGGGGGTTCCCTCGGGCATCTCCCAAATTggaaataataatatgtaattacTGCAAAAACAAGCCAAGTGAGTGA